In Thermodesulfovibrio aggregans, the following proteins share a genomic window:
- a CDS encoding metal-sensitive transcriptional regulator: MEKDKTKLIQRFRRIEGQIRGLQRMIESGRACEEIITQFASINGALKSAGFFIVMYYLNDCLTRKADSVENIEKEIEKVIKTYISSM, encoded by the coding sequence ATGGAAAAAGATAAAACTAAACTTATTCAGAGATTCAGAAGAATTGAAGGACAGATTAGAGGACTGCAAAGGATGATAGAAAGTGGAAGAGCCTGTGAAGAAATCATAACTCAGTTTGCTTCAATTAATGGAGCTCTGAAAAGTGCTGGATTTTTTATTGTTATGTATTATCTCAATGATTGTTTAACTCGTAAAGCAGACTCAGTTGAAAATATTGAAAAGGAAATTGAAAAGGTTATAAAAACCTATATTTCTTCTATGTAA
- a CDS encoding FmdB family zinc ribbon protein, with protein MPIYEYKCKACNRTFQVLKPVNKRDEREKCLSCGSTNTERLISQFMSNTLSCNSLNYAGG; from the coding sequence GTGCCTATTTATGAGTATAAGTGTAAAGCCTGTAATAGAACTTTTCAAGTATTAAAACCTGTTAACAAAAGAGATGAAAGGGAGAAATGTCTAAGCTGTGGAAGTACTAATACTGAGAGATTGATTTCTCAATTTATGAGTAACACTCTGTCATGTAATTCTCTTAATTATGCAGGTGGTTGA
- a CDS encoding selenium metabolism-associated LysR family transcriptional regulator, which translates to MEDHKLKVFCTVAETKSFSKTSEIIHLTQPAVSLQIQALEELYETKLFDRSSGSITLTPAGEILYKYAKQILTLYAEAAKEISRITGLIKGCVKIGAGTTVGNYILPAVAVDFKKRHPKIRVSVSIGNAKKILEMLSSSMIDFGIISEMPGKSKFVVEPIISDELCVICSSEHPLSNQKSVSIYDVVKEPFVIREEGSSTRVIIEKFLAEHGLSISDLHISLILGSTGCIKEAVERGIGLSIVSKWAIRKELSCGNLRVLKLKEGRITRDFYIVLPKNTILSPAVEEFITYLKNYPYSDLIL; encoded by the coding sequence ATGGAAGACCATAAGTTAAAAGTATTCTGCACAGTAGCTGAAACAAAGAGTTTTTCAAAAACTTCCGAAATTATTCATCTTACACAACCTGCTGTCAGTCTTCAGATTCAGGCATTGGAAGAGCTGTATGAAACAAAACTATTCGATCGTTCTTCTGGAAGTATAACACTTACTCCAGCAGGTGAGATACTTTATAAATATGCAAAGCAGATTCTAACACTTTATGCTGAAGCTGCAAAGGAGATTAGCAGAATAACAGGTTTGATAAAGGGATGTGTAAAAATAGGAGCAGGCACCACTGTAGGTAACTACATTTTACCTGCAGTAGCTGTTGATTTCAAAAAAAGGCATCCAAAAATTAGAGTTAGTGTATCAATAGGGAATGCAAAAAAAATTTTAGAAATGCTTAGTTCAAGCATGATAGACTTTGGAATAATTTCTGAAATGCCTGGTAAAAGTAAATTTGTTGTTGAGCCAATAATATCTGATGAATTATGTGTAATCTGCTCTTCAGAGCATCCTCTAAGTAACCAGAAATCAGTTTCAATATATGATGTGGTGAAAGAGCCTTTTGTAATAAGAGAGGAAGGATCAAGCACCAGGGTTATAATTGAGAAGTTTTTAGCAGAACATGGACTAAGTATTTCTGATTTGCATATATCGCTCATTCTTGGAAGCACAGGTTGTATTAAAGAGGCAGTAGAACGAGGGATCGGGTTATCAATAGTATCAAAATGGGCTATTCGTAAAGAATTATCCTGTGGCAATCTTAGAGTTCTCAAACTAAAAGAGGGAAGAATAACAAGAGATTTTTACATTGTTTTACCTAAAAATACAATTCTTTCTCCAGCTGTTGAGGAATTTATTACATATCTTAAAAACTATCCATATTCAGATTTAATTTTATAA
- the pilB gene encoding type IV-A pilus assembly ATPase PilB has protein sequence MGLVGTTSLGDYLVKKGLITEEQLFNAIRVQKLEKIRISEALIKLGYVSENEIYSALSEIYEYPVINLTEELIDKKALKLAPEEFIVKYKFIPFSKTENTVKVAISDVANVNYIKSILSGFNIQIYLVKNSELTKLIHSLFDTEVEEDTLGTLLDIAVAEATKDEEIETKEEPVVKIEGPIINLANEIIINALKKRASDIHIEPHEKGVFVRYRIDGVLHNISNLSPKIKSPLTTRFKIMAHLDISERRLPQDGRIRLKFSGRDIDFRVSTLPVIHGEKIVLRILEKGSLQLDLTRLGFEKRSLDFFLEALNKPYGMILVTGPTGSGKTTTLYSALLKLNKPEVNIMTVEDPVEYSFPGINQVQVKEEIGLTFASALRAFLRQDPDIIMVGEIRDFETAEIAVKAALTGHLVLSTLHTNDAPSTITRLVNMGIEPFLISSSVILIVAQRLVRKLCPHCKKEESYSKDYLIKAGFPEDKIDQIKIYGPKGCNQCNNTGYSGRVALYEVMPIKNEIKELILTGASEAEIKKEALKLGMITLRQSGIHKVMQGITSIDEVMRITFED, from the coding sequence ATGGGACTCGTTGGTACAACCTCTTTAGGAGACTATCTTGTAAAGAAAGGTTTAATTACTGAGGAACAGCTTTTTAATGCCATAAGAGTCCAAAAATTAGAAAAAATCAGGATTAGTGAAGCTCTTATAAAGTTAGGATATGTCTCTGAAAATGAAATTTACTCTGCATTAAGCGAAATATATGAATATCCTGTAATAAATCTGACAGAAGAATTAATAGATAAAAAAGCCTTAAAATTAGCGCCAGAGGAATTTATAGTAAAGTATAAATTTATTCCTTTCAGCAAAACAGAAAACACTGTTAAAGTAGCAATCTCTGATGTGGCTAATGTGAATTATATAAAATCCATTTTATCCGGATTTAATATACAAATCTACCTTGTAAAAAATTCTGAGTTAACAAAGCTGATTCATAGCCTGTTCGATACAGAAGTAGAAGAAGACACCCTTGGAACTTTATTAGACATTGCTGTTGCTGAGGCAACTAAAGATGAAGAAATTGAGACAAAGGAAGAACCTGTCGTCAAAATAGAAGGTCCAATAATAAATCTTGCCAATGAGATTATCATAAATGCCTTAAAAAAGAGAGCATCTGATATTCATATTGAACCTCATGAAAAAGGCGTTTTTGTAAGATACAGAATAGATGGGGTACTTCATAATATTTCAAATCTTTCACCTAAAATAAAAAGTCCACTAACGACAAGATTTAAGATAATGGCACACCTTGATATTTCGGAAAGAAGACTCCCTCAGGATGGAAGAATTAGATTAAAATTCTCAGGTAGAGATATTGACTTCAGAGTATCAACTCTTCCAGTCATTCATGGAGAAAAGATTGTTTTAAGAATTCTTGAAAAGGGGTCACTACAGCTTGATTTAACTCGCCTTGGTTTTGAAAAAAGATCATTAGACTTTTTTCTTGAAGCTCTAAATAAACCTTATGGAATGATTCTTGTAACAGGACCTACGGGTTCGGGAAAAACAACAACTCTATACTCTGCTTTGCTAAAACTAAACAAACCAGAAGTTAACATCATGACCGTTGAAGATCCTGTGGAGTACAGTTTCCCGGGAATAAATCAGGTTCAGGTAAAAGAAGAAATTGGGCTTACCTTTGCTTCTGCACTCAGAGCATTTCTCAGACAGGACCCTGACATAATAATGGTTGGTGAGATTAGAGATTTTGAAACTGCAGAGATTGCCGTAAAAGCTGCCCTTACAGGGCATCTAGTCCTAAGTACACTTCATACGAACGATGCACCAAGTACAATCACAAGACTTGTAAACATGGGAATAGAGCCATTTTTGATATCTTCATCTGTAATTTTGATTGTAGCTCAAAGACTTGTAAGAAAACTATGTCCTCATTGTAAAAAAGAAGAATCATATTCGAAAGATTATCTTATTAAAGCTGGCTTTCCAGAGGATAAAATTGACCAGATTAAAATTTATGGACCTAAAGGTTGCAATCAATGTAATAACACAGGTTATTCAGGAAGAGTTGCCCTCTATGAGGTAATGCCTATCAAAAATGAGATAAAAGAGCTCATACTAACGGGTGCTTCTGAAGCAGAGATAAAAAAAGAGGCATTAAAACTCGGTATGATAACCTTAAGACAGAGCGGAATCCATAAAGTTATGCAGGGAATTACTTCTATTGATGAAGTCATGCGAATAACCTTTGAGGACTAA
- the nadB gene encoding L-aspartate oxidase, producing the protein MSETIYTDYLIIGSGVAGLRAAIELGKKGNVIVATKDLPTESSTEYAQGGVAVALSDEDEIGIHFEDTIKAGDGLCNEEAVRVLVSEGPERIIELINWGAEFDKEGSRLAFTLEAAHSRKRILHAHGDSTGREIERVLINKVSTLDRVIKASFTMAVDLIIEEGKCIGALLLKGDKIIKCFSKATVLATGGAGQVYSRTTNPKVCTGDGMAMAFRAGAYLKDMEFVQFHPTALYAQEVPAFLLSEAMRGEGARLRNIHGEEFMKNYHPLGELAPRDVVSRSIISEMVRTKATHVYLDMTHLDAEFIKKRFPTIYSTCLRFNFDITKHWIPVSPAAHFIMGGVETDTLGRTNIEGLFAAGEVACTGVHGANRLASNSLLEGLVYGYRAACGAIQYVEGSQDKFSSSIFEIHIDKQGINRAEINKMREELRQTMWEKVGVIRCGESLGVAKAKIIPFYEKLAGRFFIDPYAIELKNMVMVGLIITEAALERKNSVGAHYRTDYKEKLPGWEKHLRIRKKDTTIEVF; encoded by the coding sequence ATGTCTGAAACCATATACACAGATTATTTGATTATTGGAAGTGGAGTTGCTGGCTTGAGAGCAGCAATTGAACTTGGGAAAAAAGGAAATGTAATTGTAGCAACAAAGGATTTACCTACAGAAAGCTCAACTGAATATGCTCAGGGTGGCGTGGCAGTTGCTTTAAGCGATGAGGACGAGATAGGGATTCATTTTGAGGATACAATCAAAGCTGGTGATGGATTATGCAATGAAGAAGCAGTTAGAGTACTTGTAAGTGAAGGACCAGAAAGAATTATAGAACTTATTAATTGGGGAGCTGAATTTGACAAAGAAGGCTCCCGTCTAGCTTTTACTCTGGAAGCTGCTCATTCAAGAAAAAGAATTCTTCATGCCCATGGAGACTCTACAGGAAGAGAAATAGAGAGAGTTTTGATAAATAAAGTTTCCACTTTAGACAGAGTCATTAAAGCTTCCTTTACAATGGCAGTTGATTTAATTATTGAAGAAGGAAAATGCATAGGAGCACTACTTCTTAAAGGGGATAAAATCATAAAATGTTTTTCTAAGGCAACTGTGCTCGCCACAGGTGGTGCAGGTCAGGTTTATTCAAGAACAACCAATCCGAAAGTTTGTACCGGTGACGGGATGGCAATGGCATTTCGTGCAGGTGCTTATTTAAAAGATATGGAATTTGTTCAGTTTCATCCTACAGCACTTTATGCTCAGGAGGTTCCTGCCTTTCTTTTAAGTGAGGCTATGCGGGGAGAAGGTGCTCGTTTGAGAAATATTCACGGAGAAGAATTTATGAAAAATTATCATCCCCTTGGAGAGCTTGCACCAAGAGATGTTGTTTCAAGGTCTATAATATCTGAAATGGTAAGAACAAAGGCAACCCATGTATATCTTGATATGACTCATCTTGATGCAGAATTTATTAAAAAACGATTTCCTACAATATATTCCACCTGCCTTAGATTCAATTTTGACATAACAAAACATTGGATTCCTGTTTCTCCAGCAGCCCACTTTATAATGGGAGGAGTTGAAACAGATACCCTGGGCAGAACAAATATTGAAGGATTATTCGCAGCAGGTGAAGTAGCATGCACAGGAGTTCATGGAGCTAACAGGCTTGCAAGCAATAGTCTTCTTGAAGGACTTGTTTATGGATACCGTGCTGCATGCGGAGCAATACAATACGTTGAGGGTTCACAGGATAAATTCAGCTCTTCTATCTTTGAGATTCATATAGATAAACAGGGCATCAATAGAGCAGAAATAAACAAAATGAGAGAAGAACTAAGACAAACAATGTGGGAAAAGGTAGGTGTAATAAGATGTGGTGAGTCCCTCGGTGTAGCAAAAGCTAAAATTATTCCATTTTATGAAAAACTTGCTGGAAGATTTTTTATTGATCCCTATGCTATAGAACTCAAAAATATGGTAATGGTTGGCTTGATAATTACAGAAGCAGCTTTAGAGAGAAAAAACAGTGTTGGTGCCCATTACAGAACTGATTATAAAGAAAAGCTTCCAGGATGGGAAAAACATCTGAGAATTAGAAAAAAAGATACAACAATTGAGGTATTTTAA
- the pyk gene encoding pyruvate kinase yields the protein MRKTKIVCTIGPSSEQRKIIHQMIENGMDVARLNFSHGNYEWFENIVKIIREEAGKLNKAVAIIGDLQGIKIRISDVENDEVELKEKQTIEIYPGSELSNNNKIFISYPLLLEDIKPGEDILIDDGLLKIKIIEKHKDKLIGKVIEGGILKSRKGVNLPFTRTSISSLTEKDKSDLAFAIKLDIDYVAVSFVRSAQDIELIKKWAKTQNINLPPLIAKIEKKEALENIYEILDVTDGIMVARGDLGVELPPEEVPFYQKMLIDIANQRKKIVITATQMLESMTEHSRPTRAEASDVANAVIDGTDALMLSAETATGRYPVQAVKTMSSIITFTEKNLSDKIISAFKVSKYFPEAIASGAVKVAQDIEAKAIVVFTHSGFSALLISKLRPSMPVIAFTPDEKVWKRLSLVWGIIPKHIPQKIDMIDNLFLNKTERELKKLNLVKEGDAVVFVASSPFLGNRNVVRLHKVGDPL from the coding sequence ATGAGAAAAACTAAAATTGTCTGCACAATAGGACCTTCATCTGAGCAGAGAAAAATAATTCATCAGATGATAGAAAATGGAATGGATGTGGCAAGGCTTAATTTTTCCCATGGAAATTATGAATGGTTTGAAAATATTGTAAAAATAATTCGTGAAGAAGCAGGTAAATTAAATAAAGCAGTAGCAATCATAGGGGATCTGCAAGGGATCAAAATTAGAATAAGTGATGTTGAAAATGACGAGGTAGAACTTAAAGAAAAGCAAACAATAGAGATTTATCCTGGCAGTGAACTTTCAAATAATAATAAAATTTTCATCTCCTATCCACTTTTACTTGAAGACATTAAACCTGGTGAAGATATTTTAATAGATGATGGACTTCTGAAAATTAAGATAATTGAAAAACATAAAGATAAACTAATTGGTAAAGTCATAGAAGGAGGAATTCTAAAATCAAGAAAAGGAGTCAATCTTCCATTTACAAGAACTTCAATAAGTTCACTTACTGAAAAAGATAAATCTGACCTTGCCTTTGCAATAAAACTTGATATTGACTATGTTGCGGTATCTTTCGTAAGGAGTGCTCAGGACATTGAATTAATTAAAAAATGGGCAAAGACTCAAAATATTAATCTACCACCATTGATTGCAAAAATAGAAAAGAAAGAAGCACTTGAAAACATATATGAAATTCTTGATGTCACCGATGGAATAATGGTAGCAAGAGGAGACCTTGGAGTTGAATTGCCTCCAGAAGAAGTTCCATTTTATCAAAAGATGCTCATAGATATAGCAAATCAAAGAAAAAAAATTGTTATAACAGCAACCCAGATGCTAGAGTCAATGACTGAACACTCAAGACCAACGAGAGCTGAAGCGAGTGATGTTGCAAATGCTGTAATTGATGGAACAGATGCACTTATGCTTTCTGCAGAAACAGCCACTGGACGCTATCCTGTGCAGGCAGTGAAAACAATGAGTTCAATTATAACTTTTACTGAAAAAAATCTTTCAGACAAAATTATTAGTGCTTTTAAAGTCAGTAAATATTTTCCTGAAGCAATCGCATCGGGAGCGGTTAAGGTAGCCCAGGATATTGAAGCAAAGGCTATAGTAGTATTCACCCATTCAGGATTTTCAGCGCTTCTTATCTCCAAACTAAGACCATCAATGCCTGTGATTGCATTTACACCAGATGAAAAAGTATGGAAGAGACTTTCTCTTGTGTGGGGTATTATTCCAAAACACATACCTCAAAAAATTGATATGATAGACAATTTATTTTTAAATAAAACTGAAAGAGAACTAAAAAAATTAAACCTTGTTAAAGAGGGGGATGCAGTTGTATTTGTAGCAAGCTCACCTTTCTTAGGCAATAGAAATGTAGTGAGACTCCATAAAGTAGGGGATCCTTTATAA